From a single Candidatus Zixiibacteriota bacterium genomic region:
- a CDS encoding transposase produces the protein MRKLGGRALLRCSVAHPTGDEFRLTGTVTHHHYFSCVKLIHYDHDGRARFVTFATRDFLPVLSNPIFRDLVTESMVEVCAQFRVTILAYVIMPEHVHLVLVPPVDVRLGNVVGEIKRISAKRIHSALPNNCDLLRRLVAVRDGQCRFALWQKRCYDHNCRTEAEVWQKVEYCHFNPVRRGLVRAPQDWRWSSCTWYATDERVGETRKYKPDK, from the coding sequence ATGCGTAAGTTGGGGGGTCGGGCGCTCTTACGGTGTTCTGTAGCGCACCCAACGGGTGATGAATTTCGACTGACAGGAACTGTCACCCATCATCACTACTTTTCTTGCGTGAAACTGATCCACTACGACCACGATGGCCGGGCGCGCTTCGTTACGTTCGCCACGCGAGACTTCCTTCCAGTTCTCAGCAACCCCATCTTTCGTGACTTGGTAACGGAGTCCATGGTCGAAGTGTGCGCACAGTTCCGTGTGACGATACTGGCATATGTCATCATGCCGGAACACGTACATTTGGTGCTTGTGCCGCCAGTAGATGTCAGGTTGGGTAATGTAGTAGGAGAGATCAAACGGATTTCGGCCAAACGAATCCACAGCGCTCTTCCCAACAACTGCGACCTTCTCAGACGACTAGTTGCGGTTCGAGATGGGCAATGCAGATTTGCGTTGTGGCAGAAGCGATGCTATGATCATAACTGCAGGACCGAAGCAGAGGTGTGGCAGAAAGTGGAGTACTGCCATTTCAATCCTGTTCGACGGGGACTAGTGCGAGCTCCGCAGGATTGGAGGTGGTCGAGCTGCACGTGGTATGCGACTGACGAACGGGTAGGTGAAACTCGGAAATATAAGCCCGACAAATGA